The Lolium rigidum isolate FL_2022 chromosome 1, APGP_CSIRO_Lrig_0.1, whole genome shotgun sequence region ccaagatctagatcccaagagttcccgatgaggttgtagatctagatctctttcaaatcccccaataatatgcaagaatcataggagggaatggagaggaagcaagctcaagaaggtcaacaatggtggtaaaAAAACGTGCCTAAGAACCAtaagaacaatggggaagaaggccccatttatagcccatcaaaatatgaccgtttgggggcaGAATCGAGCCACCCGGTAGTGGACCCGGTCCTGCCGAGCTGGCTACCGACCTACCCGGTAACAACATTCGGTGGACCGGGCTGTGTACCGAAACtgcgataacttttgcatccggactccgatttcgatgatcttgggctcgttgaaatcacgacAACGAGCCCTACAACATTATGCATAGAAATATCATAGTCCAACCATTGAgtaagaaacataatataaaaggTTTTTCCTATCTATGAAAACATCAAACCAGTAAAACCTCCAACCATGAAAACACAATAAAAGATGCATACGAattccgtttttgatgaacttgggcttgttgtaaagctagcaaaaagctcaagaacctcacacagaaaaacaccaagaagcaacaagatttatggaatgcaaagcatgcaaagggttgagctccctaagacgatgtgatcaagttacccaaccgaaagcccctcttggtagtgcggctatctatcctataacccggtctctcaACAACCACCTTCAGACcgataaaaggaaaacctatcatggTCATACCCATACAAATCAATAGTTACTGTTCTGGATATTCTTTCATGACAATGCTTGCTCTGTTAGTTAATAATATTGCCACTTCTATTCTATTTTTTAAATGGACATGTAGTTTACTACTTGTCCAAACCAACTCATATTAGTTAGGCACTGAACAAAATATTcttccatgaattatatattaatTAATAATACTACTCTTACTCAGTTTTTAGAATGAACATGCAGCTTATAATAAGTTACTCCAGCCACTATAGTGAGTGCTTTTTATTCTTTGATGATAGGTTAGCCAACTGATTTAGGCCATTATTGAATTGAAAagcaatttactggttttttTTGAAGTGGGCCTATTATATTGACATACATTTATATTATATATTGCAGCCTACTGAACTTGAATTTGTGGAAGTGAAAGGAAGAAACCTTATTGATGAATTCGGGCTGGAATATTTACATTTCAACTTTTTAGTGAAAGGATTAGATGGTAAAAATTCAATGTTTTTTGCTGAGGTGCATCATGATCTCGAAGATGAGAATGATGTTTATCTTTGCAAGCCTTTGGAAGAGGAAGATATGAAGCCATCAAAAAAGAACGACGAAGGTATTTTCACACTTTTATTCTATTTGTTATACTATTACCCTCGTGCTCCAACTTTGAAAGTCATTTTTTCATATTCCTATTTTTGTTTGGGTTGGCCATTGACTAATGCACTTCTCTTTCTTTTTAAGCTCTCTGTAAAGGGTGTCAATATGGTGCTAAAGATCTTATACATCCCAGTTGTGGTAGCTTCCGTGGTGGGCACAAGGATGTTTGTCCGCTGCTGTCggacagcgatgacgatgagTGTGATTATGAATTTGTTTAGGCCCCCCTGGTGTAAAATAGTGTGTTCACTGGTATTTAGTTCAACTTTGAGCTATATCGGTGCCTCCGCTAATTTTACATCCATTCTAAGTGGGAAGTTCATGTTATTCAGTTGTGCAATTTGATGTACATGCAAGGAAGAATGTACAAAGTGACATGATCCTACCAGTTAATTAAGAATGACCTTGGCATATATCTTCACCTTTTCTTCCATTTCTTATGCTAAACACTGGTGCTCTAACTTTGAAGGTCGTTTTCAAATTATTTTAATTTGTGTTGGGCATTAACTAATgcgttttttctttccttttctaagATCTCTGTAAAGCGTGTCCACATCAGGCTAAAGGATCTTATATATCTTAGTTGTGGTGGCTTCTTAGGTGGGCATAAGAATATTTATCCGGTGCAGCTGGGGGATGACATTGATGACGAATCTGATTATGAATTCATTTAGTGGTAAAATCTATTATTCAGTTGTGTTAGAGAAGAGGTGCTAATTTTGGTGCATGTAAGGAAGAATGTAGCAAAGAGTCAT contains the following coding sequences:
- the LOC124700787 gene encoding uncharacterized protein LOC124700787 isoform X2, with translation MFPTTTSTAPEYFVGRFDTRLETWQDPTPRKSETTFEEFREACIKAARRNHSLMDARSSVRLSEEQLRQREEQDHKFLMIALEVYTKKNNMQPTELEFVEVKGRNLIDEFGLEYLHFNFLVKGLDGKNSMFFAEVHHDLEDENDVYLCKPLEEEDMKPSKKNDEALCKGCQYGAKDLIHPSCGSFRGGHKDVCPLLSDSDDDECDYEFV